Proteins encoded within one genomic window of Humulus lupulus chromosome 1, drHumLupu1.1, whole genome shotgun sequence:
- the LOC133794263 gene encoding cysteine-tryptophan domain-containing zinc finger protein 7-like isoform X1, with product MISVGTRDATKGLGLGFGGGSLREDMEDTELEEGEACSYQNSDDANIDPDVAYSYLDEKLQDVLGHFKKDFEGGVVSAENLGAKFGGYGSFLPAHQRSPAWSHRTPPKVQSYSASRSPNNLHMEGGHCNSVVSSTAPQSGGLGPTSTSSTSFHVLKASSVNESGKQEVSMPATRAEEIAPRLDSKNKKPTSASDQKTLKVRIKVGSDNLSTRKNAAIYSGLGLDDSPSSSLDDSPSESEGISHERPDASFDSPTSILQIMTSFPVNGGLLLSPLRDDLTGLMEKEKLSKDSRFVPHPKGVVESSGLIIGSDNYLKSGRKVLGEKNVKSMDMNDYSAESKSVNDKVPRIRDMSRKEPDLDALACEELVSNTLKLPILSHLYSTSGDMRRCKEINKSIPKEKVLSDRIEEQTESTFTRGDGQVEKQKPSSAGKGLVDGKESSINEISALLHKGGQLKEDKGLDLIKADSNATKARKTSNTEAIDSSKQKSKKAPSKEQDNTRLLHGMENPVPGEKKKLKGSHGSSSALVPKESLKAGSLMPKTKKGTNMDTFVSNSDGENVKSRKDIGKTMDTYKDFFGELDEEDNPMNSLADPYEDKPRESVGFAKSTPAINGLTKERLSGKKIEKPSMSEANPLTASSPRSGNGFFSDAAPPTGPPELIQENWVCCDKCQQWRLLPFGTNPEDLPEKWVCSMLDWLPGMNQCCFTEEETTKARFALYPHPVPHSQTDLNSNPGGYFTEATLANFRHPDQNPRDSSGKKKQSLKLMSNSANKDSPTQLPNSTKKNMQVSLKSRSLNDVNNSPLASDPDFPLLSKANDLIPDDKKRKYKVKNRVSEPHAFGGDTKNLKMKSRRDSDRDSSRASKKIKTQAKNGVDEDWASDHSGAIGKVGPSSGGGFPTSSAGKDRMKYSDRSSSRDSKFDVKDCLQVPIMKANGKVEVVPENGSLERGRTESRENMKKRKSKEFPNGSCPSTGRLPDSTPFVKEFSDNDHRKEKKPRISISDGKESSASKCKDRTDKKRSHSKSQLHTRDLGITQPNLDAMDLSKRGLGPIQPSLAATSSSSKVSGSHKTKSSFQEVKGSPVESVSSSPMRISNPDKISTISKDVFVKEEFPHAGNYAIRSPKRSSDGEDYGGRDHTRVGRKNNASNGANHRSQESSLHDSQERDFNHMSITKHKIQVVSGVTNLMSVNGPLDNLGPDAEYPSKPLASGNFGDEEKQNESHYHANGSRPRKSAKGSSSRLEKNRSFKSEFDTVKVKSSDAVGELHGCSPIGDIKSRDGKNKLQEKYGVKSDKVDEKILNNKRYATGKPSTESCKRENELNVGGCDDVDLKVDAICRKDVVSTPQQNVLIDSNDDRSSKRLVSDKADKVETVSSGERSVILPPSGGPQGDILNPFPQPGTGSHKGNGVDTSHADTSEGNNVLKVQKQIRKADNQNRSQQTGSRNPSKNGHRVRDLDVPPNAATNALKEATNLKHMADRLKSAGSTHERTGLYFEAALKFLYGASLLESGCSESTSHSEMVRSRQTYSDTAKLCEFCACEYEKSKDMASAALAYKCTEVAYMRVVYSLHLSASRDRHELQTALQVAPIGESPSSSASDVDNLNNHTIADKASLAKGASSPQVAANHVVIAARNRSSFDKVLTFAQDTIFAMEASKKSQVAFAAASTASLAEAKSGEAISSIKRALDFNFQDVDGLLRLVRLAMEAISR from the exons ATGATTTCGGTTGGAACCAGGGATGCGACGAAGGGGCTAGGGTTAGGGTTTGGTGGTGGTAGTCTCCGGGAAGATATGGAGGACACTGAGCTGGAAGAAGGAGAGGCTTGCTCCTATCAGAACAGCGACGATGCGAACATCGATCCAGATGTTGCTTATTCTTATTTG GATGAAAAACTCCAAGATGTCTTGGGACATTTTAAAAAAGACTTTGAAGGTGGAGTAGTTTCTGCAGAAAATCTGG GGGCAAAATTTGGTGGGTACGGTTCTTTTTTACCAGCTCATCAGCGATCTCCTGCCTGGTCTCACAGAACTCCGCCAAAAGTCCAGAGCTATAGCGCTTCAAGATCTCCAAACAATTTGCATATGGAG GGTGGGCATTGCAACTCTGTAGTTTCTTCAACCGCGCCTCAGTCTGGTGGACTTGGGCCGACCTCTACCAGTTCCACTTCTTTCCATGTGTTGAAGGCATCATCAGTAAATGAGTCAGGAAAACAAGAAGTAAGCATGCCAGCAACCCGTGCAGAAGAAATAGCACCTAGACTAGATTCTAAAAACAAGAAACCTACAAGTGCATCTGACCAGAAAACTCTGAAGGTCAGAATAAAAGTGGGTTCTGATAATTTGTCCACACGAAAAAATGCAGCAATCTATAGTGGGCTTGGGCTTGATGATTCGCCATCCTCCTCATTGGATGACAGCCCCTCTGAAAGTGAGGGAATATCTCATGAGCGACCAGATGCCTCCTTTGATTCTCCAACTAGCATATTGCAG ATCATGACATCCTTTCCAGTTAACGGAGGTTTACTTTTGTCACCTCTTCGTGATGATCTCACTGGCTTGATGGAAAAGGAAAAACTTTCAAAAGACAGTAGATTTGTACCTCATCCAAAGGGTGTTGTGGAAAGCTCTGGCTTAATAATTGGATCGGACAACTACTTGAAGAGTGGTAGGAAAGTGTTAGGGGAAAAGAACGTAAAATCAATGGACATGAATGATTATTCAGCAGAATCAAAAAGTGTAAATGATAAAGTTCCTCGAATTCGAGATATGTCAAGGAAAGAACCAGATCTTGATGCATTAGCTTGTGAGGAGCTAGTTTCTAATACATTAAAGCTTCCAATTCTGTCGCATTTATATTCTACTTCTGGTGACATGAGAAGGTGTAAAGAAATCAACAAGAGCATTCCAAAGGAAAAAGTGTTATCTGATCGCATAGAAGAACAAACTGAATCAACGTTCACCCGAGGCGATGGACAGGTTGAAAAGCAAAAGCCTAGTTCAGCTGGAAAGGGCTTGGTAGATGGAAAAGAAAGTTCTATTAATGAAATTTCAGCTCTTCTACATAAAGGAGGACAATTGAAAGAAGATAAAGGTCTTGATTTGATTAAAGCTGATTCAAATGCCACCAAAGCCAGGAAAACGTCAaatacagaagctatagattctTCCAAGCAGAAATCTAAGAAGGCTCCTTCCAAAGAACAAGATAATACAAGATTACTCCATGGAATGGAGAATCCAGTTCCCGGGGAAAAAAAGAAATTGAAGGGCAGTCATGGCTCCTCATCTGCACTGGTTCCAAAAGAAAGCTTGAAGGCTGGTTCTTTGATGCCTAAAACCAAAAAAGGTACCAATATGGACACTTTTGTGTCTAATAGTGATGGGGAAAATGTGAAATCACGCAAAGATATTGGGAAAACCATGGATACATACAAAGACTTCTTTGGAGAATTGGATGAGGAAGATAACCCAATGAATTCATTGGCGGATCCTTATGAAGACAAGCCGAGGGAATCTGTTGGATTTGCAAAGAGCACCCCTGCAATCAATGGATTAACGAAGGAGAGATTAAGTGGTAAGAAAATTGAGAAGCCATCAATGTCGGAGGCAAATCCTTTAACTGCTTCAAGTCCAAGATCTGGGAATGGATTCTTTTCTGATGCGGCCCCTCCCACAGGGCCTCCTGAGCTGATACAAGAAAATTGGGTTtgttgtgacaagtgtcaacaaTGGCGGCTTCTTCCTTTTGGTACAAATCCTGAGGACCTACCGGAGAAGTGGGTGTGTAGCATGCTTGACTGGCT GCCTGGAATGAATCAGTGTTGTTTTACCGAGGAGGAAACAACAAAAGCTCGTTTTGCACTGTACCCGCATCCTGTTCCTCATAGTCAAACCGATCTTAACAGTAATCCTGGTGGATATTTCACAGAAGCCACGCTGGCTAATTTTAGGCACCCTGATCAAAATCCACGTGATAGCAGTGGAAAGAAGAAACAAAGTTTAAAGTTAATGTCCAACTCAGCTAATAAAGATAGCCCCACTCAGTTGCCAAACTCCACGAAGAAAAATATGCAGGTGTCCCTGAAAAGTAGAAGTTTAAATGATGTAAACAATTCTCCTTTGGCCAGTGATCCTGATTTTCCACTGCTAAGCAAGGCTAATGACTTGATACCAGATGATAAAAAACGTAAGTACAAAGTAAAGAACAGAGTCTCCGAGCCCCATGCTTTTGGAG GTGATACAAAAAATTTAAAGATGAAAAGCAGAAGAGATTCTGATCGAGATTCTTCTAGAGCTTCCAAGAAAATCAAGACTCAGGCTAAGAATGGTGTTGATGAAGATTGGGCATCAGACCATAGTGGGGCAATTGGGAAGGTAGGTCCTAGCTCAGGTGGTGGTTTCCCAACATCTTCAGCAGGGAAGGATCGAATGAAATATTCTGACCGCTCTTCCTCTAGAGACTCAAAATTTGATGTGAAAGACTGTCTACAAGTTCCCATTATGAAAGCAAATGGCAAAGTTGAGGTTGTCCCAGAGAATGGCTCTCTAGAAAGAGGGAGGACGGAAAGTAGAGAGAATATGAAGAAAAGGAAGAGTAAGGAATTTCCAAATGGATCCTGCCCAAGTACAGGACGTCTTCCTGATAGCACGCCTTTTGTGAAGGAGTTTAGTGATAATGACCATAGGAAGGAAAAGAAGCCAAGAATATCTATATCTGATGGAAAAGAGTCCAGTGCAAGCAAATGCAAGGATAGAACAGACAAAAAACGTAGCCATTCGAAGAGTCAGCTGCATACACGGGATCTTGGCATCACTCAGCCAAATTTGGATGCTATGGATTTATCAAAAAGGGGTTTAGGACCTATACAGCCTTCTTTAGCTGCCACTTCTAGTTCTTCCAAGGTTTCTGGTTCGCATAAAACAAAATCCAGTTTTCAGGAAGTGAAAGGCTCACCGGTAGAATCAGTATCGTCATCACCTATGAGAATTTCAAATCCAGATAAGATTTCAACAATCAGTAAAGATGTTTTTGTGAAAGAAGAGTTTCCACATGCTGGGAATTATGCCATACGTAGTCCAAAAAGAAGCTCTGATGGTGAAGATTATGGTGGGCGTGATCATACTCGTGTAGGAAGAAAGAACAATGCATCCAATGGGGCCAATCACAGGTCTCAAGAGTCCTCTTTGCATGATTCCCAGGAAAGGGATTTTAATCATATGtcaattacaaaacataaaaTACAGGTTGTGTCCGGTGTTACAAACCTCATGTCTGTAAATGGTCCTTTGGATAATTTAGGCCCAGATGCTGAATATCCTAGTAAACCACTGGCTTCGGGTAACTTTGGTGATGAAGAGAAACAGAATGAAAGCCATTATCATGCGAATGGGTCCCGCCCAAGGAAGTCTGCCAAGGGGTCCTCTTCTAGGTTGGAGAAGAATCGGAGTTTCAAATCTGAGTTTGATACGGTCAAGGTAAAAAGTTCTGATGCTGTCGGTGAACTGCATGGTTGCTCGCCAATTGGGGACATAAAATCTAGAGATGGTAAGAACAAGTTGCAGGAGAAATATGGGGTCAAGTCTGATAAAGTTGATGAGAAGATTTTGAACAATAAAAGATATGCAACAGGAAAACCATCAACTGAGAGCTGTAAGAGAGAGAATGAGCTAAATGTTGGAGGGTGTGACGATGTAGATTTAAAAGTAGATGCAATTTGTCGAAAAGATGTTGTGTCAACCCCGCAGCAGAATGTGTTGATAGACAGCAACGATGATAGATCTTCAAAGAGGTTGGTTTCTGATAAAGCTGATAAAGTGGAAACAGTTTCCAGTGGAGAGAGGTCAGTAATCCTACCACCCTCTGGAGGACCTCAGGGTGATATACTGAATCCTTTCCCCCAGCCAGGTACTGGGTCCCACAAAGGAAATGGAGTGGACACTTCACATGCTGACACCTCAGAAGGTAACAATGTACTGAAAGTGCAAAAACAGATCAGAAAGGCAGATAATCAGAATAGATCCCAGCAGACTGGTTCAAGAAATCCTTCAAAGAATGGACACAGGGTCAGAGATCTTGATGTCCCACCCAATGCTGCTACCAATGCTTTGAAAGAAGCGACAAATCTAAAACACATGGCTGATCGTCTCAAG AGTGCTGGCTCTACCCATGAGAGGACAGGGCTTTACTTTGAAGCAGCCCTCAAGTTTCTTTATGGGGCATCTCTGTTGGAGTCTGGCTGCAGCGAGAGTACAAGCCACAGTGAGATGGTTCGGTCACGGCAAACTTATAGTGATACTGCTAAGTTGTGCGA GTTTTGTGCTTGTGAATACGAGAAATCAAAAGACATGGCTTCTGCTGCTCTAGCCTACAAATGCACAGAGGTGGCATACATGAGGGTAGTTTATTCTTTGCATCTCAGTGCAAGTAGAGATCGACACGAGTTGCAGACAGCTCTCCAAGTGGCTCCTATTG GTGAATCGCCATCTTCTTCTGCCTCTGATGTTGATAACTTAAACAACCACACAATAGCTGACAAGGCTTCCTTGGCAAAGGGTGCTAGCTCCCCCCAGGTCGCTGCTAACCATGTTGTTATTGCTGCCCGAAATCGTTCCAGTTTTGATAAAGTCCTTACTTTT GCACAGGATACAATTTTTGCTATGGAAGCCTCAAAAAAGTCACAGGTAGCTTTTGCAGCTGCTAGCACTGCAAGCTTGGCAGAGGCTAAATCTGGGGAGGCTATCTCTTCCATTAAGAGGGCTCTTGATTTTAATTTCCAAGACGTGGATGGATTACTACGGTTGGTACGGCTTGCAATGGAGGCCATTAGCCGTTAA
- the LOC133794263 gene encoding cysteine-tryptophan domain-containing zinc finger protein 7-like isoform X2, which translates to MISVGTRDATKGLGLGFGGGSLREDMEDTELEEGEACSYQNSDDANIDPDVAYSYLDEKLQDVLGHFKKDFEGGVVSAENLGAKFGGYGSFLPAHQRSPAWSHRTPPKVQSYSASRSPNNLHMEGGHCNSVVSSTAPQSGGLGPTSTSSTSFHVLKASSVNESGKQEVSMPATRAEEIAPRLDSKNKKPTSASDQKTLKVRIKVGSDNLSTRKNAAIYSGLGLDDSPSSSLDDSPSESEGISHERPDASFDSPTSILQIMTSFPVNGGLLLSPLRDDLTGLMEKEKLSKDSRFVPHPKGVVESSGLIIGSDNYLKSGRKVLGEKNVKSMDMNDYSAESKSVNDKVPRIRDMSRKEPDLDALACEELVSNTLKLPILSHLYSTSGDMRRCKEINKSIPKEKVLSDRIEEQTESTFTRGDGQVEKQKPSSAGKGLVDGKESSINEISALLHKGGQLKEDKGLDLIKADSNATKARKTSNTEAIDSSKQKSKKAPSKEQDNTRLLHGMENPVPGEKKKLKGSHGSSSALVPKESLKAGSLMPKTKKGTNMDTFVSNSDGENVKSRKDIGKTMDTYKDFFGELDEEDNPMNSLADPYEDKPRESVGFAKSTPAINGLTKERLSGKKIEKPSMSEANPLTASSPRSGNGFFSDAAPPTGPPELIQENWVCCDKCQQWRLLPFGTNPEDLPEKWVCSMLDWLPGMNQCCFTEEETTKARFALYPHPVPHSQTDLNSNPGGYFTEATLANFRHPDQNPRDSSGKKKQSLKLMSNSANKDSPTQLPNSTKKNMQVSLKSRSLNDVNNSPLASDPDFPLLSKANDLIPDDKKRDTKNLKMKSRRDSDRDSSRASKKIKTQAKNGVDEDWASDHSGAIGKVGPSSGGGFPTSSAGKDRMKYSDRSSSRDSKFDVKDCLQVPIMKANGKVEVVPENGSLERGRTESRENMKKRKSKEFPNGSCPSTGRLPDSTPFVKEFSDNDHRKEKKPRISISDGKESSASKCKDRTDKKRSHSKSQLHTRDLGITQPNLDAMDLSKRGLGPIQPSLAATSSSSKVSGSHKTKSSFQEVKGSPVESVSSSPMRISNPDKISTISKDVFVKEEFPHAGNYAIRSPKRSSDGEDYGGRDHTRVGRKNNASNGANHRSQESSLHDSQERDFNHMSITKHKIQVVSGVTNLMSVNGPLDNLGPDAEYPSKPLASGNFGDEEKQNESHYHANGSRPRKSAKGSSSRLEKNRSFKSEFDTVKVKSSDAVGELHGCSPIGDIKSRDGKNKLQEKYGVKSDKVDEKILNNKRYATGKPSTESCKRENELNVGGCDDVDLKVDAICRKDVVSTPQQNVLIDSNDDRSSKRLVSDKADKVETVSSGERSVILPPSGGPQGDILNPFPQPGTGSHKGNGVDTSHADTSEGNNVLKVQKQIRKADNQNRSQQTGSRNPSKNGHRVRDLDVPPNAATNALKEATNLKHMADRLKSAGSTHERTGLYFEAALKFLYGASLLESGCSESTSHSEMVRSRQTYSDTAKLCEFCACEYEKSKDMASAALAYKCTEVAYMRVVYSLHLSASRDRHELQTALQVAPIGESPSSSASDVDNLNNHTIADKASLAKGASSPQVAANHVVIAARNRSSFDKVLTFAQDTIFAMEASKKSQVAFAAASTASLAEAKSGEAISSIKRALDFNFQDVDGLLRLVRLAMEAISR; encoded by the exons ATGATTTCGGTTGGAACCAGGGATGCGACGAAGGGGCTAGGGTTAGGGTTTGGTGGTGGTAGTCTCCGGGAAGATATGGAGGACACTGAGCTGGAAGAAGGAGAGGCTTGCTCCTATCAGAACAGCGACGATGCGAACATCGATCCAGATGTTGCTTATTCTTATTTG GATGAAAAACTCCAAGATGTCTTGGGACATTTTAAAAAAGACTTTGAAGGTGGAGTAGTTTCTGCAGAAAATCTGG GGGCAAAATTTGGTGGGTACGGTTCTTTTTTACCAGCTCATCAGCGATCTCCTGCCTGGTCTCACAGAACTCCGCCAAAAGTCCAGAGCTATAGCGCTTCAAGATCTCCAAACAATTTGCATATGGAG GGTGGGCATTGCAACTCTGTAGTTTCTTCAACCGCGCCTCAGTCTGGTGGACTTGGGCCGACCTCTACCAGTTCCACTTCTTTCCATGTGTTGAAGGCATCATCAGTAAATGAGTCAGGAAAACAAGAAGTAAGCATGCCAGCAACCCGTGCAGAAGAAATAGCACCTAGACTAGATTCTAAAAACAAGAAACCTACAAGTGCATCTGACCAGAAAACTCTGAAGGTCAGAATAAAAGTGGGTTCTGATAATTTGTCCACACGAAAAAATGCAGCAATCTATAGTGGGCTTGGGCTTGATGATTCGCCATCCTCCTCATTGGATGACAGCCCCTCTGAAAGTGAGGGAATATCTCATGAGCGACCAGATGCCTCCTTTGATTCTCCAACTAGCATATTGCAG ATCATGACATCCTTTCCAGTTAACGGAGGTTTACTTTTGTCACCTCTTCGTGATGATCTCACTGGCTTGATGGAAAAGGAAAAACTTTCAAAAGACAGTAGATTTGTACCTCATCCAAAGGGTGTTGTGGAAAGCTCTGGCTTAATAATTGGATCGGACAACTACTTGAAGAGTGGTAGGAAAGTGTTAGGGGAAAAGAACGTAAAATCAATGGACATGAATGATTATTCAGCAGAATCAAAAAGTGTAAATGATAAAGTTCCTCGAATTCGAGATATGTCAAGGAAAGAACCAGATCTTGATGCATTAGCTTGTGAGGAGCTAGTTTCTAATACATTAAAGCTTCCAATTCTGTCGCATTTATATTCTACTTCTGGTGACATGAGAAGGTGTAAAGAAATCAACAAGAGCATTCCAAAGGAAAAAGTGTTATCTGATCGCATAGAAGAACAAACTGAATCAACGTTCACCCGAGGCGATGGACAGGTTGAAAAGCAAAAGCCTAGTTCAGCTGGAAAGGGCTTGGTAGATGGAAAAGAAAGTTCTATTAATGAAATTTCAGCTCTTCTACATAAAGGAGGACAATTGAAAGAAGATAAAGGTCTTGATTTGATTAAAGCTGATTCAAATGCCACCAAAGCCAGGAAAACGTCAaatacagaagctatagattctTCCAAGCAGAAATCTAAGAAGGCTCCTTCCAAAGAACAAGATAATACAAGATTACTCCATGGAATGGAGAATCCAGTTCCCGGGGAAAAAAAGAAATTGAAGGGCAGTCATGGCTCCTCATCTGCACTGGTTCCAAAAGAAAGCTTGAAGGCTGGTTCTTTGATGCCTAAAACCAAAAAAGGTACCAATATGGACACTTTTGTGTCTAATAGTGATGGGGAAAATGTGAAATCACGCAAAGATATTGGGAAAACCATGGATACATACAAAGACTTCTTTGGAGAATTGGATGAGGAAGATAACCCAATGAATTCATTGGCGGATCCTTATGAAGACAAGCCGAGGGAATCTGTTGGATTTGCAAAGAGCACCCCTGCAATCAATGGATTAACGAAGGAGAGATTAAGTGGTAAGAAAATTGAGAAGCCATCAATGTCGGAGGCAAATCCTTTAACTGCTTCAAGTCCAAGATCTGGGAATGGATTCTTTTCTGATGCGGCCCCTCCCACAGGGCCTCCTGAGCTGATACAAGAAAATTGGGTTtgttgtgacaagtgtcaacaaTGGCGGCTTCTTCCTTTTGGTACAAATCCTGAGGACCTACCGGAGAAGTGGGTGTGTAGCATGCTTGACTGGCT GCCTGGAATGAATCAGTGTTGTTTTACCGAGGAGGAAACAACAAAAGCTCGTTTTGCACTGTACCCGCATCCTGTTCCTCATAGTCAAACCGATCTTAACAGTAATCCTGGTGGATATTTCACAGAAGCCACGCTGGCTAATTTTAGGCACCCTGATCAAAATCCACGTGATAGCAGTGGAAAGAAGAAACAAAGTTTAAAGTTAATGTCCAACTCAGCTAATAAAGATAGCCCCACTCAGTTGCCAAACTCCACGAAGAAAAATATGCAGGTGTCCCTGAAAAGTAGAAGTTTAAATGATGTAAACAATTCTCCTTTGGCCAGTGATCCTGATTTTCCACTGCTAAGCAAGGCTAATGACTTGATACCAGATGATAAAAAAC GTGATACAAAAAATTTAAAGATGAAAAGCAGAAGAGATTCTGATCGAGATTCTTCTAGAGCTTCCAAGAAAATCAAGACTCAGGCTAAGAATGGTGTTGATGAAGATTGGGCATCAGACCATAGTGGGGCAATTGGGAAGGTAGGTCCTAGCTCAGGTGGTGGTTTCCCAACATCTTCAGCAGGGAAGGATCGAATGAAATATTCTGACCGCTCTTCCTCTAGAGACTCAAAATTTGATGTGAAAGACTGTCTACAAGTTCCCATTATGAAAGCAAATGGCAAAGTTGAGGTTGTCCCAGAGAATGGCTCTCTAGAAAGAGGGAGGACGGAAAGTAGAGAGAATATGAAGAAAAGGAAGAGTAAGGAATTTCCAAATGGATCCTGCCCAAGTACAGGACGTCTTCCTGATAGCACGCCTTTTGTGAAGGAGTTTAGTGATAATGACCATAGGAAGGAAAAGAAGCCAAGAATATCTATATCTGATGGAAAAGAGTCCAGTGCAAGCAAATGCAAGGATAGAACAGACAAAAAACGTAGCCATTCGAAGAGTCAGCTGCATACACGGGATCTTGGCATCACTCAGCCAAATTTGGATGCTATGGATTTATCAAAAAGGGGTTTAGGACCTATACAGCCTTCTTTAGCTGCCACTTCTAGTTCTTCCAAGGTTTCTGGTTCGCATAAAACAAAATCCAGTTTTCAGGAAGTGAAAGGCTCACCGGTAGAATCAGTATCGTCATCACCTATGAGAATTTCAAATCCAGATAAGATTTCAACAATCAGTAAAGATGTTTTTGTGAAAGAAGAGTTTCCACATGCTGGGAATTATGCCATACGTAGTCCAAAAAGAAGCTCTGATGGTGAAGATTATGGTGGGCGTGATCATACTCGTGTAGGAAGAAAGAACAATGCATCCAATGGGGCCAATCACAGGTCTCAAGAGTCCTCTTTGCATGATTCCCAGGAAAGGGATTTTAATCATATGtcaattacaaaacataaaaTACAGGTTGTGTCCGGTGTTACAAACCTCATGTCTGTAAATGGTCCTTTGGATAATTTAGGCCCAGATGCTGAATATCCTAGTAAACCACTGGCTTCGGGTAACTTTGGTGATGAAGAGAAACAGAATGAAAGCCATTATCATGCGAATGGGTCCCGCCCAAGGAAGTCTGCCAAGGGGTCCTCTTCTAGGTTGGAGAAGAATCGGAGTTTCAAATCTGAGTTTGATACGGTCAAGGTAAAAAGTTCTGATGCTGTCGGTGAACTGCATGGTTGCTCGCCAATTGGGGACATAAAATCTAGAGATGGTAAGAACAAGTTGCAGGAGAAATATGGGGTCAAGTCTGATAAAGTTGATGAGAAGATTTTGAACAATAAAAGATATGCAACAGGAAAACCATCAACTGAGAGCTGTAAGAGAGAGAATGAGCTAAATGTTGGAGGGTGTGACGATGTAGATTTAAAAGTAGATGCAATTTGTCGAAAAGATGTTGTGTCAACCCCGCAGCAGAATGTGTTGATAGACAGCAACGATGATAGATCTTCAAAGAGGTTGGTTTCTGATAAAGCTGATAAAGTGGAAACAGTTTCCAGTGGAGAGAGGTCAGTAATCCTACCACCCTCTGGAGGACCTCAGGGTGATATACTGAATCCTTTCCCCCAGCCAGGTACTGGGTCCCACAAAGGAAATGGAGTGGACACTTCACATGCTGACACCTCAGAAGGTAACAATGTACTGAAAGTGCAAAAACAGATCAGAAAGGCAGATAATCAGAATAGATCCCAGCAGACTGGTTCAAGAAATCCTTCAAAGAATGGACACAGGGTCAGAGATCTTGATGTCCCACCCAATGCTGCTACCAATGCTTTGAAAGAAGCGACAAATCTAAAACACATGGCTGATCGTCTCAAG AGTGCTGGCTCTACCCATGAGAGGACAGGGCTTTACTTTGAAGCAGCCCTCAAGTTTCTTTATGGGGCATCTCTGTTGGAGTCTGGCTGCAGCGAGAGTACAAGCCACAGTGAGATGGTTCGGTCACGGCAAACTTATAGTGATACTGCTAAGTTGTGCGA GTTTTGTGCTTGTGAATACGAGAAATCAAAAGACATGGCTTCTGCTGCTCTAGCCTACAAATGCACAGAGGTGGCATACATGAGGGTAGTTTATTCTTTGCATCTCAGTGCAAGTAGAGATCGACACGAGTTGCAGACAGCTCTCCAAGTGGCTCCTATTG GTGAATCGCCATCTTCTTCTGCCTCTGATGTTGATAACTTAAACAACCACACAATAGCTGACAAGGCTTCCTTGGCAAAGGGTGCTAGCTCCCCCCAGGTCGCTGCTAACCATGTTGTTATTGCTGCCCGAAATCGTTCCAGTTTTGATAAAGTCCTTACTTTT GCACAGGATACAATTTTTGCTATGGAAGCCTCAAAAAAGTCACAGGTAGCTTTTGCAGCTGCTAGCACTGCAAGCTTGGCAGAGGCTAAATCTGGGGAGGCTATCTCTTCCATTAAGAGGGCTCTTGATTTTAATTTCCAAGACGTGGATGGATTACTACGGTTGGTACGGCTTGCAATGGAGGCCATTAGCCGTTAA